From a region of the Gordonia sp. PP30 genome:
- a CDS encoding Eco57I restriction-modification methylase domain-containing protein: MTIRKVMGDIIAYNEGTGLERRRTRETEDRGLETLRAVIRPGISGGFVPREDESHGSRLEDVLGGVDHPNLRGTWAGSASRPRCLRAVVALPRTVTGAGYREPVSESPALLDRVEARRLEIQSELNPQAQARLGQHLTNAHTAEFMAGMLRLPSTGTYRLLDPGAGSGALTAAVVARVLAEATDLHLNVTVVEADSAMLPALRETVTECERAAVDAGVEFTATVIEGSYIDTAEGFDPFDAVIQNPPYAKLPAKSPDRLATARQTVDCPNIYAAFIALSVAALRPGGQLVAITPRSFTNGTYFAKFRQWLLPQTAFDTIHIFDSRNSVFADSGVLQETIIYSMTRTDQPLATATLSISRDHRDAVSHREVDYTEIIHPGDRQLYVRIPSSPEDADLVAQMSALPCSLADLGIRVSTGRVVDFRSRDQLLAVPYDEHYPMVYPANISHGVLTHPKKTGKPQWFSVTCAEDRRWLVPEGIYTLVKRFSAKEETRRLVASVWSPAEQGEGPVAFDNKLNYFHVNGKGLDADLAMGLAVWLNSEPVDRYFRTFSGHTQVNATDLRGMRWPTATVLRDLGAGRTELPDTGTIDRLVAAVIAAEQETAA, translated from the coding sequence ATGACGATCAGAAAGGTCATGGGCGACATCATCGCGTATAACGAGGGCACTGGGCTCGAGAGGCGGAGGACTCGAGAGACGGAGGACAGGGGACTCGAAACCCTGAGGGCTGTGATCCGTCCCGGGATTTCCGGAGGGTTCGTCCCAAGGGAGGATGAATCTCATGGCAGCAGGCTCGAAGACGTACTCGGCGGAGTTGACCACCCGAACCTGAGAGGAACCTGGGCCGGCTCAGCGTCACGTCCCCGGTGTCTGCGGGCCGTCGTCGCTTTGCCGAGGACTGTCACAGGAGCGGGCTATCGTGAACCCGTGAGCGAATCCCCAGCACTCCTCGACCGTGTAGAGGCCCGACGGCTTGAAATTCAGTCGGAGCTGAACCCGCAGGCGCAGGCGCGACTCGGGCAGCATCTCACCAACGCTCACACTGCCGAGTTCATGGCCGGGATGCTCCGCCTCCCCTCGACCGGCACCTACCGTCTGCTCGATCCTGGCGCTGGCTCCGGTGCGCTGACCGCCGCCGTGGTGGCCCGGGTCCTGGCGGAAGCAACTGACCTTCATCTCAACGTGACCGTGGTCGAAGCCGACTCGGCCATGCTCCCCGCGCTCCGCGAGACCGTCACCGAGTGCGAACGCGCGGCCGTAGACGCCGGAGTCGAGTTCACCGCAACGGTCATCGAGGGTAGTTACATCGACACCGCTGAGGGGTTCGATCCCTTCGACGCCGTGATCCAGAATCCGCCGTACGCGAAGCTCCCGGCCAAGTCGCCGGATCGCCTCGCGACAGCCCGGCAAACCGTGGACTGCCCCAACATTTACGCCGCGTTCATCGCCCTGTCGGTCGCGGCACTGCGCCCCGGTGGACAACTGGTGGCGATCACGCCGAGGTCGTTCACGAACGGCACCTATTTCGCCAAGTTCCGCCAATGGCTGCTGCCGCAGACCGCGTTCGACACCATCCACATCTTCGACTCCCGCAACTCGGTGTTCGCCGACTCAGGCGTACTGCAAGAGACGATCATCTACTCGATGACCCGGACCGACCAGCCCCTGGCCACCGCGACCCTCTCGATCTCACGTGACCACCGCGATGCGGTCAGCCACCGAGAGGTCGACTACACCGAGATCATCCACCCCGGTGACCGGCAACTGTACGTCCGCATCCCCTCCAGCCCAGAGGACGCGGACCTCGTGGCACAGATGTCGGCGTTGCCCTGTTCCCTGGCGGACCTCGGGATCAGGGTCAGCACCGGGCGGGTCGTCGACTTCCGCAGCCGTGACCAACTGCTCGCCGTGCCGTACGACGAGCACTACCCGATGGTGTACCCCGCCAACATCTCTCACGGCGTCCTCACGCATCCGAAGAAGACCGGCAAGCCGCAGTGGTTCTCGGTCACCTGCGCCGAGGATCGGCGGTGGTTGGTCCCCGAGGGCATTTACACGCTCGTCAAGCGGTTCTCGGCGAAGGAAGAGACGCGCCGCCTGGTCGCGAGTGTGTGGAGTCCCGCCGAGCAGGGTGAGGGACCGGTCGCGTTCGACAACAAGCTCAACTACTTCCACGTCAACGGCAAGGGCCTCGACGCAGACTTGGCGATGGGTCTGGCGGTCTGGCTCAACTCCGAGCCGGTGGACCGCTACTTCCGGACCTTCTCCGGGCATACCCAGGTGAATGCGACTGACCTGCGCGGGATGCGCTGGCCGACAGCAACGGTACTGCGGGACTTGGGCGCGGGACGTACCGAACTCCCCGACACCGGCACCATCGACCGTCTCGTGGCCGCCGTGATCGCCGCTGAGCAGGAGACCGCCGCGTGA
- a CDS encoding DUF1304 domain-containing protein encodes MIVIGYVLAALAAGLHVFIFYLESIAWEGPQARKVFGTTAEEAASTKSLAFNQGFYNLFLALAVFAGIIVAGCGEQAIGATLVFTGVGSMAAAAAALFLSSAEHRGAAIRQGGLPLLALIVLAVGLAL; translated from the coding sequence CTGATCGTCATCGGCTATGTCCTGGCCGCGCTCGCCGCCGGACTGCACGTCTTCATCTTCTATCTGGAATCGATCGCGTGGGAGGGGCCGCAGGCGCGGAAGGTCTTCGGCACCACGGCGGAGGAAGCGGCGTCGACCAAGTCGCTGGCCTTCAACCAGGGTTTCTACAACCTGTTCCTGGCACTCGCGGTGTTCGCCGGCATCATCGTCGCCGGGTGCGGTGAGCAGGCGATCGGCGCGACGCTGGTGTTCACCGGCGTCGGATCGATGGCGGCCGCGGCGGCGGCACTGTTCCTGTCGTCCGCCGAACACAGAGGTGCGGCGATCCGGCAGGGCGGGCTTCCGTTGCTGGCGCTGATCGTGCTCGCCGTCGGGCTCGCGCTGTAG
- a CDS encoding M24 family metallopeptidase: MSSPTDEAARVAGLHDAQAKAERLFDEIAARGLIRAGVGERAVSDEIRDLANDMFGLTKHWHKRIVRAGPNTLNTARENPPDRVIAADDIAFADFGPIFEDWEADFGRTYVLGDDPVKLAIRRDLPVLWRRARDHFHTTPDITGQELFDYVVAISEDAGWHFGGAIAGHFVGEFPHEKIDGREIDSYVAPGSHLPMRRLDTQGRVCHWILEVHLVDPTRSFGGFHEELLDI, translated from the coding sequence ATGTCCTCGCCCACCGACGAAGCGGCACGCGTCGCCGGTCTGCACGACGCGCAGGCCAAGGCCGAACGGCTCTTCGACGAGATCGCCGCGCGCGGACTGATCCGCGCGGGAGTCGGGGAGCGGGCGGTGTCCGACGAGATCCGGGATCTCGCGAACGACATGTTCGGGCTCACCAAGCACTGGCACAAGCGGATCGTCCGCGCCGGCCCCAACACGCTGAACACCGCGCGGGAGAATCCGCCGGACCGTGTCATCGCCGCCGACGACATCGCGTTCGCGGACTTCGGGCCGATCTTCGAGGACTGGGAGGCCGATTTCGGCCGCACCTATGTCCTCGGCGACGACCCGGTGAAGCTCGCGATCCGCCGCGACCTCCCCGTCCTGTGGCGGCGCGCCCGCGACCACTTCCACACGACCCCGGACATCACCGGCCAGGAACTGTTCGACTACGTCGTCGCGATCAGCGAGGACGCCGGATGGCACTTCGGCGGTGCCATCGCGGGCCACTTCGTCGGTGAGTTCCCACACGAGAAGATCGACGGCCGCGAGATCGACAGTTACGTGGCGCCCGGCTCACACCTCCCGATGCGGCGGCTCGACACGCAGGGCCGCGTCTGCCACTGGATCCTCGAGGTCCACCTCGTCGACCCGACTCGCTCGTTCGGCGGCTTCCACGAAGAGCTCCTCGACATCTGA
- a CDS encoding catalase yields MSERPFTTNDAGAPAGSDEYSLTVGPSGPIVLHDHYLIEQMAQFNRERIPERQPHAKGSGAFGTFETTHDVSAFTCADFLQPGRKTEMVARFSSVAGERGSPDTWRDPRGFALKFYTDQGNYDMVGNNTPVFFIRDPLKFQHFIRSQKRRADNNLRDHDMQWDFWTLSPESAHQVTWLMGDRGTPSTWRHMNGYSSHTYLWVNADGVKHWVKYHFKTDQGVECLTDDEAAKFTMTDPDHYTRDLFESIAAGDHPSWTLHVQLMPFDDAKTYRFNPFDLTKVWPHGDYPLVEVGRMTLHTNPVDHHTQIEQAAFAPSDVVPGIGFSPDKMLLGRVFSYPDAHRARIGANYQQIPVNRPRSEVHSYSKDGAMRIDPVHDPVYAPNSKGGPVADYPGRAEPQWAADGEILRSAYEPHRDDDDWGQAGTLVRDVLDDAARERLVSNTAGHLLAGVTEPVLARAFEYWKNIDADLGARIEAAVRAG; encoded by the coding sequence ATGTCGGAACGTCCGTTCACGACCAATGACGCCGGAGCGCCCGCGGGCAGCGACGAGTATTCGCTCACCGTCGGGCCGAGCGGTCCGATCGTCTTGCACGACCACTATCTGATCGAGCAGATGGCGCAGTTCAACCGGGAACGCATCCCGGAACGCCAGCCGCACGCGAAGGGCAGCGGTGCCTTCGGCACCTTCGAGACCACGCACGACGTCTCCGCGTTCACCTGCGCGGACTTCCTCCAGCCCGGCCGGAAGACCGAGATGGTGGCGCGGTTCTCGTCGGTCGCGGGCGAGCGGGGGAGTCCCGACACCTGGCGCGACCCGCGTGGCTTCGCCCTGAAGTTCTACACCGACCAGGGCAACTACGACATGGTCGGCAACAACACGCCGGTCTTCTTCATCCGGGATCCGCTGAAGTTCCAGCACTTCATCCGGTCGCAGAAGCGCCGCGCCGACAACAACCTCCGCGATCACGACATGCAGTGGGATTTCTGGACGCTCTCGCCGGAGAGCGCGCACCAGGTGACCTGGCTGATGGGTGATCGTGGCACCCCGTCCACGTGGCGGCACATGAACGGGTACAGCTCGCACACCTACCTGTGGGTCAACGCGGACGGCGTCAAGCATTGGGTCAAGTACCACTTCAAGACCGACCAGGGCGTCGAATGTCTCACCGACGACGAGGCCGCGAAGTTCACGATGACCGATCCCGACCACTACACGCGGGATCTGTTCGAGTCGATCGCGGCCGGGGATCATCCGAGCTGGACGCTGCACGTGCAGCTGATGCCGTTCGACGACGCGAAGACGTACCGGTTCAACCCGTTCGACCTGACCAAGGTGTGGCCGCACGGCGACTATCCGCTGGTCGAGGTCGGCCGGATGACGCTGCACACCAACCCGGTGGACCATCACACGCAGATCGAGCAGGCCGCGTTCGCGCCGAGCGACGTGGTGCCCGGGATCGGCTTCAGCCCGGACAAGATGCTCCTGGGCCGCGTCTTCTCCTATCCGGACGCCCACCGCGCCCGGATCGGCGCCAACTACCAGCAGATCCCGGTGAACCGGCCGCGCAGCGAGGTGCACTCCTACTCCAAGGACGGTGCGATGCGGATCGACCCGGTGCACGACCCGGTGTACGCCCCCAACTCGAAGGGCGGCCCGGTCGCGGACTATCCGGGCCGCGCGGAACCGCAGTGGGCCGCCGACGGCGAGATCCTGCGCAGCGCCTACGAACCTCACCGCGACGACGATGACTGGGGTCAGGCCGGAACGCTGGTCCGGGACGTGCTCGACGACGCCGCTCGCGAACGACTGGTGTCGAACACGGCGGGCCATCTCCTCGCCGGGGTGACCGAGCCGGTCCTGGCCCGCGCCTTCGAGTACTGGAAGAACATCGACGCGGACCTCGGTGCGCGCATCGAGGCCGCCGTGCGGGCCGGCTGA
- a CDS encoding aminotransferase class I/II-fold pyridoxal phosphate-dependent enzyme, whose translation MNFHSMSADQLRDTQADLRKRYEALCAAGLKLDLTRGKPAPDQLDLSEPLLSLPGEGNHVSPDGTDCRNYGGNVGLPGIREIFGELLGTGTDRIVAQNNASLQIMHDLTVFALLTGTPDSERPWSAEPGPVKFLCPVPGYDRHFSITQTYGIEMINVPMNPDGPDVDACAALVAVDPSIKGMWVVPTYSNPTGYTVSEDVARRLVAMPTAAPDFRIYWDNAYAVHTLLDEAPRPLPILDLAAEAGHPNRVYVFGSTSKITFAGAGVSFFGSSKANLDWYLGHATIATIGPDKLNQLRHLQFLRDADGVRAHMARHRELLAPKFKLVLDILEDRLAEAKIAGWTEPEGGYFISLDVIDGTATRTVQLAKDAGIALTGAGATFPYKNDPDDKNIRLAPTFPPIDELATAMDGVATCALLAATEKLLDEA comes from the coding sequence TTGAACTTTCACTCGATGAGTGCTGACCAGCTGCGCGACACCCAGGCGGACCTGCGGAAGCGGTACGAGGCGCTCTGCGCGGCCGGGCTCAAGCTCGATCTCACGCGCGGCAAGCCGGCCCCGGATCAGCTCGACCTCTCCGAACCGCTCCTGTCGCTCCCGGGCGAGGGCAACCACGTGAGTCCGGACGGCACCGACTGCCGCAACTACGGCGGCAACGTCGGCCTGCCGGGCATCCGCGAGATCTTCGGTGAGCTGCTGGGCACCGGCACCGACCGGATCGTCGCCCAGAACAACGCGAGCCTGCAGATCATGCACGACCTCACGGTCTTCGCGCTGCTCACCGGCACTCCGGATTCGGAGCGGCCGTGGTCCGCCGAGCCCGGCCCGGTCAAGTTCCTGTGCCCGGTCCCCGGGTACGACAGGCACTTCTCGATCACCCAGACCTACGGCATCGAGATGATCAACGTCCCGATGAACCCGGACGGGCCCGACGTCGACGCGTGTGCGGCGCTGGTCGCCGTGGACCCGTCGATCAAGGGCATGTGGGTGGTCCCCACCTACTCCAACCCGACCGGCTACACCGTCAGCGAGGACGTCGCCCGTCGTCTGGTCGCGATGCCGACGGCCGCGCCGGACTTCCGCATCTACTGGGACAACGCCTACGCGGTGCACACCCTGCTCGACGAGGCGCCGCGGCCGCTGCCGATCCTCGACCTCGCCGCCGAGGCGGGTCACCCGAACCGCGTCTACGTCTTCGGCTCCACCAGCAAGATCACCTTCGCCGGGGCCGGCGTGTCGTTCTTCGGGTCGTCGAAGGCCAATCTGGACTGGTACCTGGGCCACGCGACCATCGCCACGATCGGCCCGGACAAGCTGAATCAGCTCCGCCACCTGCAATTCCTGCGCGACGCCGACGGTGTCCGCGCCCACATGGCCCGTCACCGGGAACTGCTCGCGCCCAAGTTCAAGCTCGTGCTCGACATCCTCGAGGACCGGCTCGCCGAGGCCAAGATCGCCGGCTGGACCGAGCCCGAGGGCGGCTACTTCATCAGCCTCGACGTGATCGACGGCACCGCGACCCGGACCGTGCAGCTGGCGAAGGACGCCGGTATCGCGCTGACCGGCGCCGGCGCCACGTTCCCGTACAAGAACGACCCGGACGACAAGAACATCCGCCTCGCGCCGACGTTCCCGCCGATCGACGAGCTGGCGACGGCGATGGACGGCGTCGCGACCTGCGCGCTGCTGGCCGCCACGGAGAAGCTGCTCGACGAGGCCTGA
- a CDS encoding glycosyltransferase 87 family protein → MKLERSTPLLVLFGILAALAIWAQNAIIPFTTPRWGLFDYQLDLDVYRAGARAVLDGEPLYRVKLLGQMDYTYAPISIPFLIPFAWMSAQAAHTVWVIGIFAALYGVIMLGFRSLGHRSTWRLRGIAASLVIISTLLEPVRSTIWFGQINVFLMLLILWDLLRDEKSVLRGAGTGLAAGIKLTPLLFAVYLVAIRQWKAAATLAGGFAATIAVGFAVLPRDSWDYWTGTLFDADRVAAPQTTGNQSIRGALANLGHTDTPSTLAWLVLAGLVALLGLGAAVLAHRHGQELLALSLVGMTSCAVSPVAWGHHWVWLLPLLIVALHLLLTLPGVLARGLVGAGIVGGFLLAFPWRRYISHAIWYVNESVPDAQLTGLFMRPRGHWYWCFTVQPYNLILVAVAVAVIVVYGLRDRSWRVPGRGRAQPSDDAVGPRR, encoded by the coding sequence GTGAAGCTCGAGAGGTCGACGCCGCTGCTGGTGCTCTTCGGGATCCTCGCCGCGCTGGCGATCTGGGCGCAGAACGCGATCATCCCGTTCACCACCCCGCGCTGGGGCCTGTTCGACTACCAGCTCGACCTCGATGTCTACCGCGCCGGCGCGCGGGCCGTGCTCGACGGTGAGCCCCTCTACCGGGTCAAACTCCTCGGCCAGATGGATTACACCTACGCGCCGATCTCGATCCCGTTCCTGATCCCGTTCGCGTGGATGTCGGCGCAGGCCGCGCACACCGTCTGGGTGATCGGCATCTTCGCCGCGCTCTACGGGGTCATCATGCTCGGCTTCCGCAGCCTCGGACACCGGTCGACGTGGCGGTTGCGCGGTATCGCGGCGAGCCTGGTGATCATCTCGACGCTGCTGGAACCGGTGCGCAGCACCATCTGGTTCGGGCAGATCAACGTCTTCCTGATGCTCCTCATCCTCTGGGATCTGCTGCGCGACGAGAAATCGGTGCTCCGCGGCGCCGGCACCGGCCTGGCGGCCGGGATCAAGCTGACCCCGCTCCTCTTCGCCGTCTACCTGGTGGCGATCCGGCAGTGGAAGGCCGCGGCGACGCTGGCCGGCGGCTTCGCGGCGACCATCGCCGTCGGCTTCGCGGTCCTGCCGCGCGACTCGTGGGACTACTGGACGGGCACACTGTTCGACGCCGACCGCGTCGCCGCCCCGCAGACCACCGGGAACCAGTCGATCCGCGGTGCGCTGGCCAATCTGGGGCACACCGACACCCCGAGCACTCTCGCCTGGCTGGTCCTGGCCGGGCTGGTCGCGCTCCTCGGCCTCGGGGCGGCCGTCCTCGCGCACCGGCACGGGCAGGAACTCCTCGCGCTCAGCCTGGTCGGCATGACCTCCTGCGCCGTGTCGCCGGTCGCCTGGGGCCATCACTGGGTCTGGCTGCTGCCGTTGCTGATCGTCGCACTCCACCTGCTGCTCACCCTGCCCGGCGTGCTGGCCCGGGGACTGGTCGGCGCCGGGATCGTCGGCGGCTTCCTGCTGGCCTTTCCGTGGCGCCGGTACATCTCGCACGCGATCTGGTACGTCAACGAAAGCGTGCCGGACGCGCAGCTGACGGGCCTGTTCATGCGGCCCCGCGGGCACTGGTACTGGTGCTTCACGGTGCAGCCGTACAACCTGATCCTGGTGGCGGTCGCGGTCGCGGTGATCGTCGTCTACGGTCTGCGCGACCGGTCGTGGCGGGTGCCCGGCCGGGGCCGAGCACAGCCGTCCGACGACGCTGTCGGACCCCGCCGGTAG
- a CDS encoding DNA polymerase III subunit gamma and tau encodes MALYRTYRPGTFAEVVGQEHVTDPLSRALDSGRINHAYLFSGPRGCGKTSSARILARSLNCEQGPTSTPCGVCASCVALAPGGPGNLDVVELDAASHGGVDDTRELRDRAFYAPAESRYRVFIVDEAHMVTPAGFNALLKIVEEPPEHLIFIFATTEPEKVLTTIRSRTHHYPFRLLAPPVMRGLLEGICQREGAVVASEVFPLVIRAGGGSPRDSLSILDQLLAGAGPEGVTYDRALALLGVTDVALIDGAVDALAAGDGSALFGVVEQVVDAGHDPRRFAIDLLDRFRDLLLLQAVPDAAERGLVEAPADQVTRMRSVIDYLGLATLTRYAEVAHAALGEMRGTTSPRLLLEVMCARLLLPAASADDAALLQRVETLERRPGAAPSAAAPVPAPPAAPAPPADGPPSRFVRPSQRRPADAAPAPSEPTPADPTPTPPAEPTPTPRAESTPAPAEPTPTPRAESTPTSPAEPTLTPPVEPNPAPPVEPTPTPPVEPTPTPPVESTPAPPAEPFDSAQEPPVKPLGADRVEARSSVERVPSGEGDVSTRSSASASDRLNGRDELAGPASSSPAESTPAPPVESTPGPPAEPFDSAQEPPVKPLGADRVEATPRSAAPDSGARTPAPSDPYDDIPPPEEPFYDAPPEGVVVPRRPASAPRPAPATSPAPAAQSTPATQSTPAPRSASTSAPAAQSAPAPAPQAAPAPQPAPQPEPEPAPTTPALTVETVSARWADIRSAIRERPAGKVLESMLSAATVQSVGDGVAVLGHPNPPLVGRLSEPARLQMFGEVFSAVFGGQWQVQVIHAQGGPAQATAPAQRGPQQAQRQPPRQTFSRPSRSESGGRRRGDDVPPPPEPPSEPEEPWPAEPVPDEELSDSERAEMVASAHSGTPDPRLDPDQVALELLKNELGARPVIDGS; translated from the coding sequence GTGGCACTCTATCGCACTTACCGGCCCGGAACCTTCGCCGAAGTCGTCGGGCAGGAGCATGTCACCGATCCGTTGAGCCGCGCGCTCGACAGCGGTCGTATCAACCACGCCTACCTCTTCTCCGGGCCGCGCGGCTGCGGTAAGACGTCGTCGGCCCGTATCCTGGCCCGCTCGCTGAACTGCGAGCAGGGCCCCACGTCGACGCCGTGCGGGGTGTGCGCGTCGTGCGTGGCGCTGGCCCCGGGCGGTCCGGGCAACCTCGACGTCGTGGAACTCGACGCGGCCAGCCACGGTGGCGTCGACGACACCCGCGAGTTGCGCGATCGCGCCTTCTACGCGCCCGCCGAATCCCGCTACCGGGTGTTCATCGTGGACGAGGCGCACATGGTGACCCCGGCGGGCTTCAACGCGCTGCTGAAGATCGTGGAGGAGCCGCCGGAGCACCTCATCTTCATCTTCGCGACCACCGAGCCGGAGAAGGTGCTCACCACCATCCGCTCGCGTACGCACCACTACCCGTTCCGGCTGCTGGCCCCGCCCGTGATGCGCGGCCTGCTCGAGGGGATCTGTCAGCGCGAGGGTGCCGTCGTCGCCTCCGAGGTGTTTCCCTTGGTCATCCGGGCCGGTGGCGGCTCACCGCGTGACTCGCTCTCGATCCTCGACCAGCTGCTGGCCGGCGCCGGACCGGAGGGTGTCACCTACGATCGCGCGCTGGCGCTGCTCGGCGTCACCGACGTCGCGCTGATCGACGGCGCCGTCGACGCCCTCGCCGCCGGCGACGGTTCCGCGCTGTTCGGGGTCGTCGAGCAGGTCGTGGACGCGGGGCACGACCCGCGCCGCTTCGCCATCGACCTGCTCGACCGGTTCCGCGACCTGCTGCTGCTCCAGGCGGTGCCCGACGCCGCCGAGCGCGGCCTGGTCGAGGCCCCCGCCGATCAGGTGACCCGGATGCGGTCGGTGATCGACTACCTGGGCCTGGCCACGCTGACCCGGTACGCGGAGGTCGCGCACGCGGCGCTCGGCGAGATGCGCGGCACCACCTCGCCGCGGCTGCTGCTGGAGGTGATGTGCGCGCGCCTGCTGCTGCCCGCCGCTTCGGCCGACGACGCCGCGCTCCTGCAGCGCGTCGAGACCCTGGAACGACGCCCCGGCGCGGCCCCCTCGGCCGCCGCCCCCGTCCCTGCGCCCCCCGCGGCCCCGGCGCCTCCCGCCGACGGGCCCCCGTCGCGCTTCGTGCGCCCCTCCCAGCGCCGCCCCGCCGACGCCGCCCCGGCGCCGTCCGAGCCGACGCCCGCCGACCCGACTCCCACCCCGCCGGCTGAGCCGACGCCCACCCCGCGAGCTGAGTCGACTCCCGCGCCGGCTGAGCCGACTCCCACTCCGCGAGCTGAGTCGACTCCCACCTCGCCGGCTGAGCCGACTCTTACCCCGCCGGTCGAGCCGAATCCCGCCCCGCCGGTTGAGCCGACCCCGACCCCGCCGGTTGAGCCGACCCCGACCCCGCCGGTCGAGTCGACTCCTGCCCCGCCGGCTGAGCCCTTCGACTCCGCTCAGGAACCACCGGTCAAGCCGCTAGGCGCAGACCGTGTCGAAGCCCGCTCTTCTGTGGAGCGTGTTCCTTCGGGTGAGGGCGACGTTTCGACTCGTTCCTCGGCTAGCGCCTCGGACCGGCTCAACGGGCGGGATGAACTCGCCGGGCCGGCCTCGTCGTCACCGGCTGAGTCGACTCCCGCCCCGCCGGTCGAGTCGACTCCTGGCCCGCCGGCTGAGCCCTTCGACTCCGCTCAGGAACCACCGGTCAAGCCGCTAGGCGCAGACCGTGTCGAAGCCACCCCCCGGTCGGCCGCGCCGGATTCCGGAGCGCGAACTCCGGCACCGTCCGACCCCTACGACGACATTCCGCCGCCCGAGGAGCCCTTCTACGACGCGCCGCCGGAAGGCGTCGTGGTGCCCCGGCGCCCCGCGTCGGCTCCGCGCCCCGCGCCTGCGACGAGTCCCGCACCGGCGGCGCAGTCCACACCGGCGACGCAATCCACGCCGGCACCGCGGTCCGCGTCGACCTCGGCACCGGCGGCGCAGTCCGCACCGGCCCCGGCACCCCAGGCCGCACCGGCGCCGCAGCCCGCGCCCCAGCCCGAGCCGGAACCCGCACCGACGACCCCCGCCCTCACCGTGGAGACCGTCAGTGCGCGCTGGGCCGACATCCGGTCCGCCATCCGGGAACGACCGGCGGGCAAGGTCCTCGAATCGATGCTGTCCGCCGCCACCGTGCAGTCGGTGGGCGACGGCGTCGCGGTGCTCGGCCATCCCAACCCGCCGCTGGTCGGGCGGCTCTCCGAGCCGGCCCGGCTGCAGATGTTCGGCGAGGTGTTCTCGGCGGTCTTCGGCGGTCAGTGGCAGGTTCAGGTGATTCACGCGCAGGGCGGCCCGGCCCAGGCCACCGCGCCCGCACAGCGCGGTCCGCAGCAGGCGCAACGGCAGCCTCCCCGGCAGACCTTCAGCCGGCCGAGCCGCTCCGAGTCGGGTGGGCGGCGCCGCGGCGACGACGTGCCGCCGCCTCCGGAACCGCCGTCCGAGCCCGAGGAGCCCTGGCCGGCCGAGCCGGTCCCGGACGAGGAACTGAGCGATTCCGAGCGCGCCGAGATGGTCGCCTCGGCCCATTCCGGCACCCCGGATCCTCGCCTGGACCCGGATCAGGTGGCCCTGGAACTGCTCAAGAACGAACTCGGCGCCCGCCCGGTCATCGACGGAAGCTGA